The following are encoded together in the Populus trichocarpa isolate Nisqually-1 chromosome 5, P.trichocarpa_v4.1, whole genome shotgun sequence genome:
- the LOC7479175 gene encoding diacylglycerol kinase 2 isoform X3: MMGLGISLVRVLASSYDYYSGSFIAWLITAALGFLVIVYRLINWHKRASQKWVKAAAKAKKQVWKRLNVPRSSHLWIEDLAYGQKQPSACCVCLTSLVLPYNGCSASLRSDFVHRCVVCGAAAHFNCSEFAVKDCKCIAQAGSSHVRHHWSERWFNMDENPEMSVFCSYCDEPCGVTFIDASPTWHCLWCQRLIHVRCQAKMSKESGDVCDLGPLRRIILSPLCVKEVDGGNSLSLITEEIIASSVRGQMRRKQRSRGKHGDDRPVNGKLQGATTANRNSDFVLNGFAGLNRSSSETDFHCLKKNGRIKYTLNGLMHDKGGTAICEQVKKYALADLAQDARPLLVFINSKSGGQLGPILRRTLNMLLNPVQVFELSDLQGPDIGLELFSKVRYFRVLVCGGDGTVAWVLDAIERRNFESPPPVAIIPLGTGNDLSRVLQWGGGFSKFDGQGGLSTLLQDIDQAAVTMLDRWKVNIKEENSEGYMEREQSKFMMNYLGIGCDAKLAYEFHITRQENPEKFSSQFVNKLRYAREGARDMMDRACADLPWQVWLEVDGKDIQIPKDCEGLIVLNIGSYMGGVDLWQNDYEHDDDFSLQSMQDKMLEVVSVCGAWHLGKLQLRRGGGFTGHCHNEAFCILLRKVGGSE; this comes from the exons ATGATGGGATTGGGAATTTCGCTTGTGCGGGTGCTTGCAAGCTCGTATGATTACTATAGTGGATCTTTTATTGCCTGGTTAATTACAGCTGCTTTAggatttttagttattgtttatagattaattaattggCATAAAAGAGCATCGCAGAAATGGGTTAAAGCTGCGGCTAAAGCGAAGAAGCAGGTTTGGAAAAGGTTAAATGTTCCGCGGTCTAGTCATTTATGGATTGAAGATTTAGCTTATGGTCAAAAACAGCCTTCTGCATGCTGTGTTTGTTTGACTTCATTGGTGTTACCATATAATGGCTGTAGTGCGTCGTTGCGTAGTGATTTTGTGCACCGTTGTGTTGTTTGTGGTGCGGCGGCTCATTTTAATTGTTCTGAGTTTGCGGTGAAGGATTGTAAGTGTATTGCGCAAGCAGGGTCTAGCCATGTGAGGCATCATTGGTCAGAGAGATGGTTTAATATGGATGAGAATCCTGAGATGAGTGTGTTTTGTTCTTACTGTGATGAACCGTGTGGTGTTACTTTTATTGATGCTTCACCGACGTGGCATTGTTTGTGGTGTCAGAGGCTCATTCATGTGAGATGTCAAGCTAAAATGTCAAAAGAATCTGGTGATGTTTGTGATTTGGGTCCCCTTAGGAGGATTATTCTTTCGCCACTCTGTGTGAAGGAAGTTGATGGAGGAAACAGTTTAAGTTTGATCACTGAGGAAATTATAGCCTCTTCTGTTCGTGGGCAGATGAGAAGAAAGCAGCGCAGCAGAGGCAAGCATGGAGATGATCGCCCTGTTAATGGTAAGTTGCAAGGTGCAACAACTGCCAATAGAAACTCGGATTTTGTGTTGAATGGGTTTGCTGGATTGAACAGATCCAGCAGCGAGACTGATTTCCACTGCTTAAAGAAGAATGGCAGGATAAAGTACACACTTAATGGCCTAATGCATGATAAAGGTGGAACTGCAATCTGTGAACAAGTTAAGAAGTATGCATTGGCTGATTTGGCTCAAGATGCAAGGCCCCTTTTGGTCTTCATTAATTCCAAGAGCGGAGGTCAACTTGGGCCTATTCTTCGAAGGACACTGAACATGCTGTTGAATCCTGTACAG GTATTTGAATTAAGTGATTTGCAGGGGCCTGACATTGGTTTGGAGTTATTTAGCAAGGTGCGGTATTTTAGAGTTTTGGTCTGTGGTGGAGATGGAACTGTTGCATGGGTCCTTGATGCTATTGAGAGGCGCAACTTTGAATCTCCACCACCTGTTGCTATTATTCCCCTTGGTACAGGAAATGATTTATCAAGGGTCTTGCAATGGGGAGGAGGCTTCTCAAAGTTTGATGGACAAGGTGGCTTGAGCACACTTTTGCAAGATATCGACCAAGCTGCAGTTACAATGCTTGATCGCTGGAAAGTAAATATCAAAGAAGAGAATTCAGAAGGGTATATGGAAAGAGAACAATCCAAATTCATGATGAACTACTTAG GTATTGGATGTGATGCTAAGCTTGCATATGAATTTCACATAACACGTCAAGAGAATCCTGAGAAGTTTAGTAGTCAG TTTGTGAATAAATTGCGATATGCCAGAGAAGGTGCCAGAGATATGATGGATAGAGCTTGTGCTGACTTACCATGGCAGGTTTGGCTTGAAGTTGATGGGAAAGACATACAGATTCCAAAG GATTGTGAGGGTTTAATTGTGCTGAACATTGGCAGCTATATGGGGGGCGTGGATCTTTGGCAAAATGACTATGAACATGATGATGATTTCAGTCTTCAATCCATGCAAGATAAAATGCTTGAAGTTGTAAGTGTCTGTGGAGCATGGCACCTCGGCAAACTTCAG CTGAGGAGAGGAGGAGGCTTCACAGGACATTGCCACAATGAG GCTTTTTGCATTTTGCTGAGAAAAGTGGGTGGTTCTGAGTAA
- the LOC7479175 gene encoding diacylglycerol kinase 2 isoform X2, translated as MMGLGISLVRVLASSYDYYSGSFIAWLITAALGFLVIVYRLINWHKRASQKWVKAAAKAKKQVWKRLNVPRSSHLWIEDLAYGQKQPSACCVCLTSLVLPYNGCSASLRSDFVHRCVVCGAAAHFNCSEFAVKDCKCIAQAGSSHVRHHWSERWFNMDENPEMSVFCSYCDEPCGVTFIDASPTWHCLWCQRLIHVRCQAKMSKESGDVCDLGPLRRIILSPLCVKEVDGGNSLSLITEEIIASSVRGQMRRKQRSRGKHGDDRPVNGKLQGATTANRNSDFVLNGFAGLNRSSSETDFHCLKKNGRIKYTLNGLMHDKGGTAICEQVKKYALADLAQDARPLLVFINSKSGGQLGPILRRTLNMLLNPVQVFELSDLQGPDIGLELFSKVRYFRVLVCGGDGTVAWVLDAIERRNFESPPPVAIIPLGTGNDLSRVLQWGGGFSKFDGQGGLSTLLQDIDQAAVTMLDRWKVNIKEENSEGYMEREQSKFMMNYLGIGCDAKLAYEFHITRQENPEKFSSQFVNKLRYAREGARDMMDRACADLPWQVWLEVDGKDIQIPKDCEGLIVLNIGSYMGGVDLWQNDYEHDDDFSLQSMQDKMLEVVSVCGAWHLGKLQVGLSQATRLAQGKAIKIHASSAFPVQIDGEPFIHQPGCLEITHDEQVFMLRRASEEPRGHAAAIMTEVLADAECKGVINASQKKLLLQQLALNLS; from the exons ATGATGGGATTGGGAATTTCGCTTGTGCGGGTGCTTGCAAGCTCGTATGATTACTATAGTGGATCTTTTATTGCCTGGTTAATTACAGCTGCTTTAggatttttagttattgtttatagattaattaattggCATAAAAGAGCATCGCAGAAATGGGTTAAAGCTGCGGCTAAAGCGAAGAAGCAGGTTTGGAAAAGGTTAAATGTTCCGCGGTCTAGTCATTTATGGATTGAAGATTTAGCTTATGGTCAAAAACAGCCTTCTGCATGCTGTGTTTGTTTGACTTCATTGGTGTTACCATATAATGGCTGTAGTGCGTCGTTGCGTAGTGATTTTGTGCACCGTTGTGTTGTTTGTGGTGCGGCGGCTCATTTTAATTGTTCTGAGTTTGCGGTGAAGGATTGTAAGTGTATTGCGCAAGCAGGGTCTAGCCATGTGAGGCATCATTGGTCAGAGAGATGGTTTAATATGGATGAGAATCCTGAGATGAGTGTGTTTTGTTCTTACTGTGATGAACCGTGTGGTGTTACTTTTATTGATGCTTCACCGACGTGGCATTGTTTGTGGTGTCAGAGGCTCATTCATGTGAGATGTCAAGCTAAAATGTCAAAAGAATCTGGTGATGTTTGTGATTTGGGTCCCCTTAGGAGGATTATTCTTTCGCCACTCTGTGTGAAGGAAGTTGATGGAGGAAACAGTTTAAGTTTGATCACTGAGGAAATTATAGCCTCTTCTGTTCGTGGGCAGATGAGAAGAAAGCAGCGCAGCAGAGGCAAGCATGGAGATGATCGCCCTGTTAATGGTAAGTTGCAAGGTGCAACAACTGCCAATAGAAACTCGGATTTTGTGTTGAATGGGTTTGCTGGATTGAACAGATCCAGCAGCGAGACTGATTTCCACTGCTTAAAGAAGAATGGCAGGATAAAGTACACACTTAATGGCCTAATGCATGATAAAGGTGGAACTGCAATCTGTGAACAAGTTAAGAAGTATGCATTGGCTGATTTGGCTCAAGATGCAAGGCCCCTTTTGGTCTTCATTAATTCCAAGAGCGGAGGTCAACTTGGGCCTATTCTTCGAAGGACACTGAACATGCTGTTGAATCCTGTACAG GTATTTGAATTAAGTGATTTGCAGGGGCCTGACATTGGTTTGGAGTTATTTAGCAAGGTGCGGTATTTTAGAGTTTTGGTCTGTGGTGGAGATGGAACTGTTGCATGGGTCCTTGATGCTATTGAGAGGCGCAACTTTGAATCTCCACCACCTGTTGCTATTATTCCCCTTGGTACAGGAAATGATTTATCAAGGGTCTTGCAATGGGGAGGAGGCTTCTCAAAGTTTGATGGACAAGGTGGCTTGAGCACACTTTTGCAAGATATCGACCAAGCTGCAGTTACAATGCTTGATCGCTGGAAAGTAAATATCAAAGAAGAGAATTCAGAAGGGTATATGGAAAGAGAACAATCCAAATTCATGATGAACTACTTAG GTATTGGATGTGATGCTAAGCTTGCATATGAATTTCACATAACACGTCAAGAGAATCCTGAGAAGTTTAGTAGTCAG TTTGTGAATAAATTGCGATATGCCAGAGAAGGTGCCAGAGATATGATGGATAGAGCTTGTGCTGACTTACCATGGCAGGTTTGGCTTGAAGTTGATGGGAAAGACATACAGATTCCAAAG GATTGTGAGGGTTTAATTGTGCTGAACATTGGCAGCTATATGGGGGGCGTGGATCTTTGGCAAAATGACTATGAACATGATGATGATTTCAGTCTTCAATCCATGCAAGATAAAATGCTTGAAGTTGTAAGTGTCTGTGGAGCATGGCACCTCGGCAAACTTCAG GTTGGACTTTCACAAGCAACGAGGCTAGCACAAGGGAAGGCCATCAAAATACATGCTTCAAGTGCTTTCCCAGTTCAGATAGATGGGGAACCATTCATCCATCAACCTGGTTGCTTAGAAATAACGCATGATGAACAG GTGTTCATGTTGAGGAGAGCCTCTGAGGAGCCCAGAGGCCACGCAGCTGCCATTATGACAGAGGTTTTGGCAGATGCTGAGTGCAAAGGAGTCATCAATGCATCTCAGAAGAAATTACTTCTGCAGCAACTGGCTCTCAATCTATCCTAG
- the LOC7479175 gene encoding diacylglycerol kinase 2 isoform X1, with protein MMGLGISLVRVLASSYDYYSGSFIAWLITAALGFLVIVYRLINWHKRASQKWVKAAAKAKKQVWKRLNVPRSSHLWIEDLAYGQKQPSACCVCLTSLVLPYNGCSASLRSDFVHRCVVCGAAAHFNCSEFAVKDCKCIAQAGSSHVRHHWSERWFNMDENPEMSVFCSYCDEPCGVTFIDASPTWHCLWCQRLIHVRCQAKMSKESGDVCDLGPLRRIILSPLCVKEVDGGNSLSLITEEIIASSVRGQMRRKQRSRGKHGDDRPVNGKLQGATTANRNSDFVLNGFAGLNRSSSETDFHCLKKNGRIKYTLNGLMHDKGGTAICEQVKKYALADLAQDARPLLVFINSKSGGQLGPILRRTLNMLLNPVQVFELSDLQGPDIGLELFSKVRYFRVLVCGGDGTVAWVLDAIERRNFESPPPVAIIPLGTGNDLSRVLQWGGGFSKFDGQGGLSTLLQDIDQAAVTMLDRWKVNIKEENSEGYMEREQSKFMMNYLGIGCDAKLAYEFHITRQENPEKFSSQFVNKLRYAREGARDMMDRACADLPWQVWLEVDGKDIQIPKDCEGLIVLNIGSYMGGVDLWQNDYEHDDDFSLQSMQDKMLEVVSVCGAWHLGKLQLRRGGGFTGHCHNEVGLSQATRLAQGKAIKIHASSAFPVQIDGEPFIHQPGCLEITHDEQVFMLRRASEEPRGHAAAIMTEVLADAECKGVINASQKKLLLQQLALNLS; from the exons ATGATGGGATTGGGAATTTCGCTTGTGCGGGTGCTTGCAAGCTCGTATGATTACTATAGTGGATCTTTTATTGCCTGGTTAATTACAGCTGCTTTAggatttttagttattgtttatagattaattaattggCATAAAAGAGCATCGCAGAAATGGGTTAAAGCTGCGGCTAAAGCGAAGAAGCAGGTTTGGAAAAGGTTAAATGTTCCGCGGTCTAGTCATTTATGGATTGAAGATTTAGCTTATGGTCAAAAACAGCCTTCTGCATGCTGTGTTTGTTTGACTTCATTGGTGTTACCATATAATGGCTGTAGTGCGTCGTTGCGTAGTGATTTTGTGCACCGTTGTGTTGTTTGTGGTGCGGCGGCTCATTTTAATTGTTCTGAGTTTGCGGTGAAGGATTGTAAGTGTATTGCGCAAGCAGGGTCTAGCCATGTGAGGCATCATTGGTCAGAGAGATGGTTTAATATGGATGAGAATCCTGAGATGAGTGTGTTTTGTTCTTACTGTGATGAACCGTGTGGTGTTACTTTTATTGATGCTTCACCGACGTGGCATTGTTTGTGGTGTCAGAGGCTCATTCATGTGAGATGTCAAGCTAAAATGTCAAAAGAATCTGGTGATGTTTGTGATTTGGGTCCCCTTAGGAGGATTATTCTTTCGCCACTCTGTGTGAAGGAAGTTGATGGAGGAAACAGTTTAAGTTTGATCACTGAGGAAATTATAGCCTCTTCTGTTCGTGGGCAGATGAGAAGAAAGCAGCGCAGCAGAGGCAAGCATGGAGATGATCGCCCTGTTAATGGTAAGTTGCAAGGTGCAACAACTGCCAATAGAAACTCGGATTTTGTGTTGAATGGGTTTGCTGGATTGAACAGATCCAGCAGCGAGACTGATTTCCACTGCTTAAAGAAGAATGGCAGGATAAAGTACACACTTAATGGCCTAATGCATGATAAAGGTGGAACTGCAATCTGTGAACAAGTTAAGAAGTATGCATTGGCTGATTTGGCTCAAGATGCAAGGCCCCTTTTGGTCTTCATTAATTCCAAGAGCGGAGGTCAACTTGGGCCTATTCTTCGAAGGACACTGAACATGCTGTTGAATCCTGTACAG GTATTTGAATTAAGTGATTTGCAGGGGCCTGACATTGGTTTGGAGTTATTTAGCAAGGTGCGGTATTTTAGAGTTTTGGTCTGTGGTGGAGATGGAACTGTTGCATGGGTCCTTGATGCTATTGAGAGGCGCAACTTTGAATCTCCACCACCTGTTGCTATTATTCCCCTTGGTACAGGAAATGATTTATCAAGGGTCTTGCAATGGGGAGGAGGCTTCTCAAAGTTTGATGGACAAGGTGGCTTGAGCACACTTTTGCAAGATATCGACCAAGCTGCAGTTACAATGCTTGATCGCTGGAAAGTAAATATCAAAGAAGAGAATTCAGAAGGGTATATGGAAAGAGAACAATCCAAATTCATGATGAACTACTTAG GTATTGGATGTGATGCTAAGCTTGCATATGAATTTCACATAACACGTCAAGAGAATCCTGAGAAGTTTAGTAGTCAG TTTGTGAATAAATTGCGATATGCCAGAGAAGGTGCCAGAGATATGATGGATAGAGCTTGTGCTGACTTACCATGGCAGGTTTGGCTTGAAGTTGATGGGAAAGACATACAGATTCCAAAG GATTGTGAGGGTTTAATTGTGCTGAACATTGGCAGCTATATGGGGGGCGTGGATCTTTGGCAAAATGACTATGAACATGATGATGATTTCAGTCTTCAATCCATGCAAGATAAAATGCTTGAAGTTGTAAGTGTCTGTGGAGCATGGCACCTCGGCAAACTTCAG CTGAGGAGAGGAGGAGGCTTCACAGGACATTGCCACAATGAG GTTGGACTTTCACAAGCAACGAGGCTAGCACAAGGGAAGGCCATCAAAATACATGCTTCAAGTGCTTTCCCAGTTCAGATAGATGGGGAACCATTCATCCATCAACCTGGTTGCTTAGAAATAACGCATGATGAACAG GTGTTCATGTTGAGGAGAGCCTCTGAGGAGCCCAGAGGCCACGCAGCTGCCATTATGACAGAGGTTTTGGCAGATGCTGAGTGCAAAGGAGTCATCAATGCATCTCAGAAGAAATTACTTCTGCAGCAACTGGCTCTCAATCTATCCTAG